The following proteins are encoded in a genomic region of Chryseobacterium cucumeris:
- a CDS encoding DUF3575 domain-containing protein — protein MKKAFIVIPYFLFSVLGAQEIQNSPAEKMNIIKTNVTAYTFRNINLSYERAISQWFSVNLGFGTMPEGKVPFINAFLKDEDEKRFQNLRVKATNFTIEPRFYIGKGYGKGFYFAPYYRYSSVTSNTFDFYYDYKGPNGVTYPIPLKGQGDTNGNSGGLMVGVQFFLTRSQNLVLDFWIAGAHYGSGKGDFTMTSDYVLTPDMQAQLKKEIENLDIPFVKYTVETNANGARIKVDGPWAGFRSGLSIGYRF, from the coding sequence ATGAAAAAAGCATTCATAGTAATTCCGTACTTCCTGTTTTCGGTCCTGGGAGCTCAGGAAATTCAGAACAGCCCGGCAGAGAAGATGAATATCATCAAGACCAATGTCACGGCTTATACGTTCAGAAATATCAATCTGTCTTATGAAAGAGCTATCAGCCAATGGTTTTCTGTGAATCTCGGTTTCGGCACAATGCCTGAAGGAAAAGTACCTTTCATTAATGCTTTTCTGAAAGATGAAGATGAAAAAAGATTCCAGAATCTTAGAGTAAAAGCAACCAATTTCACCATTGAACCAAGATTTTATATCGGTAAAGGCTATGGAAAAGGATTTTATTTTGCTCCTTATTACCGGTACTCAAGTGTTACTTCCAATACTTTTGATTTTTATTATGATTATAAGGGTCCGAATGGAGTTACCTATCCAATTCCACTCAAAGGACAGGGGGACACCAATGGAAACAGTGGTGGATTAATGGTTGGGGTACAATTCTTTCTGACCAGAAGCCAGAATCTTGTCCTTGATTTCTGGATCGCTGGAGCCCATTACGGAAGCGGAAAAGGTGATTTTACCATGACCTCGGATTATGTACTGACGCCTGATATGCAGGCTCAGCTTAAAAAGGAAATTGAAAATCTGGACATTCCATTTGTTAAGTATACCGTAGAAACCAATGCCAATGGTGCCAGAATAAAAGTAGACGGGCCGTGGGCAGGCTTCAGAAGCGGGCTTTCCATTGGATATCGGTTTTAA
- a CDS encoding MFS transporter: MDSASITTGQRIKAIIGGSIGNLVEWYDWYAYAAFAIYFSHSFFPDSDLNAQLMNTAGIFAVGFLMRPIGGWMFGSIADKIGRKKAMTLSVLLMSFGSLLIALTPTYQSIGILAPLLLLLARLLQGLSVGGEYGVSATYLSEMATQDRRGFYSSFQYVTLIGGQLIALGIQLILQKLLLTEAQLEEWGWRIPFVIGAMLSIIALYLRANLHETEAFENKKEVSEKKKGTVKELMKHPKALLTVVGLTLGGTLAFYTYTTYMQKFLVNTVHLTKEESTLVSFVSLFIFACLQPVFGGLSDKIGRRPLLLGFGILGTLCTVPLLTALSTTSSIWGAFFLIMAALIIVSGYTSINAVVKAELFPSEIRALGVGLPYAITVAVFGGTAEYLALWFKKIGSEEYFYWYITGCILFSLVVYTGMKDTKKTSTLDKD; encoded by the coding sequence ATGGACTCAGCCTCAATCACCACAGGTCAAAGAATCAAAGCCATCATTGGCGGATCTATCGGTAATCTCGTTGAATGGTACGACTGGTATGCTTACGCAGCCTTCGCCATTTATTTCTCCCATTCATTTTTTCCTGATTCTGATCTCAATGCCCAACTGATGAATACCGCAGGGATCTTTGCCGTAGGTTTTCTCATGCGCCCTATCGGCGGCTGGATGTTCGGAAGCATTGCAGATAAGATCGGAAGGAAAAAAGCAATGACGCTCTCCGTCCTGCTGATGTCTTTTGGATCTCTGCTGATTGCCCTTACTCCCACTTATCAGTCTATTGGTATTCTGGCCCCTTTATTACTTTTACTGGCAAGATTACTTCAGGGGCTAAGTGTGGGTGGTGAATATGGAGTTTCCGCCACTTACCTCAGCGAAATGGCCACGCAGGACAGAAGAGGATTTTATTCAAGCTTTCAATATGTCACTTTGATTGGCGGGCAGCTTATTGCTTTAGGTATTCAGCTTATTTTACAAAAATTATTACTCACTGAGGCCCAGCTTGAAGAATGGGGATGGAGAATTCCTTTTGTGATCGGAGCTATGCTTTCTATTATTGCCTTATATCTTAGAGCTAATCTTCATGAAACGGAAGCTTTTGAGAATAAAAAAGAAGTCAGCGAAAAGAAAAAAGGAACGGTAAAAGAGCTTATGAAACATCCAAAAGCTTTGCTTACCGTTGTGGGGCTGACCTTAGGAGGAACGCTGGCATTTTATACCTACACCACTTATATGCAAAAATTCCTGGTAAATACAGTACATCTTACCAAGGAAGAATCTACATTAGTCTCCTTTGTTTCACTCTTTATATTTGCCTGTCTTCAGCCTGTATTTGGAGGATTATCAGATAAAATCGGAAGAAGGCCGCTTCTTTTAGGTTTTGGTATTTTGGGAACTTTATGTACCGTTCCGCTCCTTACGGCTCTCAGTACTACCTCTTCAATATGGGGTGCATTTTTCCTGATTATGGCAGCTTTAATTATTGTAAGCGGCTACACTTCGATCAATGCGGTAGTAAAAGCAGAACTTTTCCCTTCTGAAATCAGGGCACTTGGTGTAGGTTTACCTTATGCTATTACTGTTGCTGTATTTGGCGGAACAGCAGAATATCTTGCGCTTTGGTTTAAGAAGATAGGGTCTGAAGAATATTTTTACTGGTATATTACCGGCTGTATTCTTTTTTCTCTGGTTGTTTATACCGGAATGAAAGACACCAAAAAGACCTCTACACTGGATAAAGATTAA
- a CDS encoding DUF4919 domain-containing protein, translating to MSIKAFFTLFFLTLLTFLHAQKMEFKAPDYAAIQKSIEDKNSEFYYPKLLKRLKQNDTLLTSNQYRHLYFGYTFQKEYQPYKIGKKAEEVAKYYRGEGISQKDLSKGIQLFLGALEENPLDLRAMNYLAYLYHLNKDDATAEKIAGNFHGLLNAILTSGDGLTCETGFHVISVTDEYVLLNRFQMETKSQSLKGKCDYQEFEKDQYKIPGFYFDISRFYGKILD from the coding sequence ATGAGTATCAAAGCATTTTTCACTTTATTCTTTCTAACACTGCTGACTTTTCTGCATGCTCAGAAAATGGAATTCAAAGCACCGGATTATGCTGCCATTCAAAAAAGTATTGAGGATAAAAATTCAGAATTCTATTATCCAAAGCTTTTAAAAAGATTAAAGCAGAACGATACGCTCCTTACCAGCAATCAGTACCGTCATCTTTATTTCGGATATACATTTCAAAAAGAATATCAACCTTATAAAATAGGAAAGAAAGCTGAAGAAGTAGCCAAATATTACCGAGGTGAAGGCATCTCCCAAAAAGATCTTTCAAAGGGAATCCAGTTGTTCCTGGGTGCATTGGAGGAAAATCCACTGGATTTGCGGGCTATGAATTATCTCGCTTACTTGTATCATTTGAATAAAGATGATGCTACCGCCGAAAAAATTGCAGGAAATTTCCACGGATTATTAAATGCCATTCTTACTTCCGGCGATGGTCTCACATGTGAAACAGGTTTTCATGTGATTTCTGTAACAGATGAATATGTCCTTTTAAACAGATTTCAAATGGAAACAAAATCTCAAAGCCTGAAGGGAAAATGCGATTATCAGGAGTTTGAAAAGGACCAATATAAAATTCCCGGATTTTATTTTGACATCAGCAGGTTCTATGGGAAAATATTGGATTAA
- a CDS encoding alpha/beta fold hydrolase, protein MKKFTLLLIIMLFFLAVCNIFGQQTVYPFELKKTGNGNQALIFIPGFASSGDVWNETIAKFEKDFTCYTLTMAGFAGIKPQTDASFKDWEKGIATYIKDNKIEKPILIGHSMGGGLALAIAADYPELAGKIIIVDTLPCLAALSDPSFTSKENNDCSPAIAQLTAMNDEQFRKMQAQAMPRLMADISMQETVINWSMKSDRKTFAKMYCDFYNTDLREKIKNIQCPSLILLESYFVTLKPTIENQYKNLKNANMQYASKGLHFIMYDDKDWYLNQLTHFLSAK, encoded by the coding sequence ATGAAAAAATTTACACTCCTTTTAATCATTATGTTGTTTTTTTTAGCAGTATGCAATATATTCGGCCAACAAACAGTGTATCCGTTTGAATTAAAGAAAACAGGAAACGGAAATCAGGCATTAATTTTCATTCCCGGATTTGCTTCTTCAGGTGACGTCTGGAATGAAACCATCGCAAAGTTTGAAAAAGATTTCACCTGCTATACTTTAACAATGGCTGGATTTGCAGGAATAAAACCCCAGACAGATGCCAGTTTTAAAGACTGGGAAAAAGGAATTGCAACCTATATCAAAGACAATAAAATTGAGAAGCCCATTCTTATCGGGCACAGTATGGGAGGTGGTCTTGCCCTGGCCATAGCGGCAGATTATCCGGAGCTTGCAGGTAAAATTATCATCGTAGACACGCTTCCCTGCCTGGCAGCGCTATCTGATCCCAGTTTTACATCGAAAGAAAATAATGACTGTTCGCCTGCTATTGCTCAATTGACAGCGATGAACGATGAGCAGTTCCGGAAAATGCAGGCACAGGCTATGCCACGTCTTATGGCTGATATTTCTATGCAGGAAACGGTAATCAACTGGAGTATGAAATCGGACCGAAAAACATTTGCTAAAATGTACTGTGATTTTTATAATACCGATCTCAGAGAGAAAATAAAAAACATCCAATGTCCTTCCCTTATTCTTCTGGAATCTTATTTTGTTACTCTAAAGCCAACGATCGAAAACCAGTACAAAAATTTAAAAAATGCCAATATGCAGTATGCTTCAAAAGGTTTGCATTTTATCATGTACGATGATAAGGATTGGTATCTTAATCAGCTTACTCACTTTTTATCTGCGAAATAA
- a CDS encoding RNA polymerase sigma factor: MVFEEIYELYWQRIFRLCMGYVNDAELAQDLAQETFIIVWQQLPKFRNESSIGTWIFRIASNNCLRQIEKEKKFSKTGLPMNLEEKKQESIEPQIQMLYQFISELPETDRIIISLELEEVKQAEIAHIVGLSESNIRVKIHRIKEKLTQKFKENGF; encoded by the coding sequence ATGGTTTTTGAAGAGATATATGAACTCTATTGGCAAAGGATATTCCGTTTATGTATGGGATATGTAAATGATGCCGAACTTGCTCAGGATCTTGCCCAGGAAACCTTTATCATCGTCTGGCAGCAGCTTCCGAAATTCAGGAATGAATCCAGTATAGGGACGTGGATTTTCAGAATTGCATCCAATAACTGCCTCCGGCAGATTGAAAAGGAAAAGAAATTCAGCAAAACCGGTCTGCCCATGAATCTGGAAGAGAAAAAACAGGAATCTATAGAACCTCAGATCCAGATGCTCTACCAGTTTATTTCAGAACTGCCTGAAACGGACAGAATTATTATTTCATTGGAACTGGAAGAGGTAAAACAGGCTGAGATAGCCCATATCGTAGGACTTTCTGAATCCAATATAAGGGTAAAGATTCACAGAATAAAAGAAAAATTAACGCAAAAGTTTAAAGAAAATGGATTCTAA
- a CDS encoding class I SAM-dependent methyltransferase translates to MISSDNKNHWENVYETKNPDQVSWTQKKPQTSLDFIHSSGLGKEASIIDIGGGDSNLVDFLLEEGYKNITVLDISAKALEKAQKRLGAAADKVKWITSDITAFEPMETYDIWHDRAAFHFLTTPEQVSKYIGIAEKNVNNFMILGTFSKNGPTKCSGLDIQQYDEESLSEKFKESFEKIKCITEDHITPFDTVQNFVFCSFKK, encoded by the coding sequence ATGATATCTTCTGACAACAAAAATCACTGGGAAAATGTATATGAAACCAAAAATCCGGATCAGGTAAGCTGGACCCAGAAAAAACCTCAGACTTCCCTTGATTTTATACATTCTTCCGGATTGGGAAAAGAGGCCAGCATCATAGACATTGGTGGTGGAGACAGCAACCTTGTTGATTTTCTTTTGGAGGAAGGTTATAAAAATATTACAGTTCTTGATATTTCTGCTAAAGCTTTGGAAAAAGCACAGAAACGACTTGGAGCAGCAGCAGACAAAGTAAAATGGATCACTAGCGACATTACGGCTTTCGAACCTATGGAAACCTATGATATCTGGCATGACAGAGCAGCCTTTCATTTTCTGACAACCCCGGAACAGGTTTCAAAATATATCGGTATTGCAGAAAAGAATGTGAATAACTTTATGATCCTCGGAACTTTTTCGAAAAACGGTCCTACGAAATGCAGTGGATTGGATATTCAGCAGTATGATGAAGAATCATTATCCGAAAAATTTAAAGAAAGCTTTGAAAAAATAAAATGTATTACTGAAGATCATATCACTCCCTTTGATACAGTTCAGAATTTTGTTTTCTGCAGTTTTAAAAAGTAG
- a CDS encoding GEVED domain-containing protein, with translation MKKLLFLLISGTFCSNFYSQHLEFQECGTDELMKKHYERYPEEKARDDAFNLELSKMIKSGKFTSKLNNQVYEIPIVVHVVGDGSAIGTANNKSDADIIAWINYTNGVFAGSSTSGMSGTSAILPVKFVFATKDPNCNVTNGINRINASGLPKYVSGGVNNDNTTNAVTASEITAMGMWDTSKYYNIYVVKKLTSNSGGLNGFAYYPGGSKDYSFMAASASAVNAQTLGHEFGHALGLRHTHEGYNETTGDCPVNNDCTLEGDLVCDTEPMKSLYHSSVPHTCQTGQINPCTTQLYNGGERNVMAYTYCFRDLFTQGQTNRATAQLLQYRQSLINSPVGSPTTINNNVTLTNACTPATITNPGNYNVGITLVKFRSINNYSTNYKQATNNFYENFTGTYCLGISKTNIPQNAATTLTVAPGTNNPHIIKAYIDYNNDGQFDESTELVLNQSGISNGSLATAQVTPPAGAITNTPLRMRVIGEYNGTAVTACYTPKYGQVEDYSVIIEPQNVLAIQNTGLKNAPVIFKDENSVSVRSNVKISAVHIYDAAGRLLMRKNDIKSSEFKYPVDQKNIIITATAVLEDGKVITKKLKF, from the coding sequence ATGAAAAAATTATTATTTCTGCTTATTTCAGGCACATTCTGCTCAAATTTTTATTCACAACATTTGGAATTCCAGGAATGCGGAACCGATGAATTAATGAAAAAACATTATGAAAGGTATCCTGAAGAGAAAGCGCGTGACGATGCTTTCAACCTGGAATTGTCAAAAATGATCAAAAGTGGCAAATTTACGTCTAAGCTCAACAATCAGGTATACGAAATCCCTATTGTTGTACACGTTGTAGGAGACGGAAGTGCTATAGGAACTGCTAATAATAAGTCTGACGCAGACATCATTGCATGGATAAACTATACCAATGGTGTTTTTGCAGGAAGTTCCACCAGCGGAATGTCAGGAACAAGTGCAATACTGCCTGTCAAATTTGTTTTTGCAACCAAGGATCCTAACTGTAATGTAACTAACGGGATCAATAGAATCAATGCTTCAGGTCTTCCCAAATATGTAAGCGGCGGTGTAAATAATGACAATACAACCAATGCCGTAACTGCTTCTGAGATTACTGCAATGGGAATGTGGGATACTTCTAAATATTATAATATCTATGTTGTTAAAAAATTAACATCCAACTCCGGAGGATTAAATGGCTTCGCTTATTATCCGGGAGGAAGCAAAGATTATTCTTTTATGGCAGCAAGTGCATCCGCTGTTAATGCTCAGACTTTAGGGCATGAATTCGGACACGCTTTGGGACTCAGACATACGCATGAGGGATACAATGAAACTACAGGAGACTGCCCTGTCAACAATGACTGTACTTTAGAAGGAGATCTTGTTTGTGATACTGAGCCTATGAAAAGTCTTTATCATTCCTCAGTTCCTCACACATGTCAAACCGGACAGATCAATCCTTGTACCACCCAATTATACAATGGTGGTGAGAGAAATGTGATGGCTTATACCTACTGTTTCAGAGATTTATTTACACAAGGACAGACCAACAGAGCTACAGCACAGCTTTTACAATACAGACAATCGCTGATCAACTCACCGGTTGGATCTCCAACTACTATTAATAACAATGTAACATTAACCAATGCATGTACTCCCGCAACCATTACAAATCCGGGTAATTACAATGTAGGAATTACTTTGGTAAAGTTTAGAAGTATTAATAATTATTCAACTAATTATAAGCAGGCAACCAATAATTTTTATGAAAACTTTACCGGTACTTACTGTTTGGGGATTTCAAAAACCAATATTCCCCAAAATGCAGCCACCACACTTACTGTAGCTCCGGGAACAAACAACCCTCACATTATCAAAGCATATATTGATTATAATAATGACGGTCAATTCGATGAATCTACAGAGCTGGTTCTTAATCAAAGTGGAATAAGCAATGGTTCATTGGCTACAGCACAGGTAACTCCTCCTGCGGGTGCAATAACCAATACTCCTTTAAGAATGAGAGTCATTGGAGAGTACAACGGAACAGCAGTAACGGCATGTTATACTCCAAAGTACGGACAGGTGGAAGATTACTCCGTCATCATTGAACCTCAGAATGTATTAGCAATACAAAATACAGGATTGAAAAATGCACCTGTTATTTTTAAAGATGAAAATTCAGTATCTGTAAGAAGTAATGTGAAAATTTCCGCGGTACATATTTATGATGCTGCAGGAAGATTACTGATGAGAAAAAATGATATTAAATCTTCAGAATTCAAATATCCTGTTGACCAGAAAAATATAATCATCACAGCTACAGCAGTACTGGAAGACGGAAAAGTAATTACGAAAAAATTAAAATTTTAA
- a CDS encoding ABC transporter ATP-binding protein, with translation MKKQDTWGIIKRLFFIGMKFRSWFILTLIISIFLSIVSTYRPYLTMQVVDNDITKLHDKALMMKHIYILVGLVFAETILNFFLVYFSNFISQNVIRDIRERLYAKLIYFKTSFFDKTPIGQLVTRAVGDVETIATVYTDGFLMVFGDILRILFVLVMMFSTNVHLSYITLAILPLMVVITRFFQKRLKKAFGDERNWTANQNSFVQERLAGMSIIQVFNRQESEFKKFDDINITLKGALLRTVFIFSLFFPVVELISSLFIGFILFYGGYITISAGVVIAFIQYISMLIRPLRQIADRFNNIQRGIVGAERVLGLMDEENSMPNNGTVKKDHFAGKIEFQKVHFAYDEKQEVLKGIDFKVNPGETVAIVGATGAGKSTIISLITRLYDINSGNILIDDVDLKDYELYNLRSHIGVVLQDVFLFHGSIFENLAFGDDSITLEKIKAGAREIEVDQFIEQLPGGYDYVVSERGSSISLGQRQLLSFLRAYLSDPKILILDEATSSIDHESEKLIQRATEKITKNRTSIIIAHRLSTIEKADKIIVMEHGKIVEEGKHLELLDKNGYYATLYKAQLRHEVEMEEKKES, from the coding sequence ATGAAAAAACAAGATACCTGGGGAATTATAAAGAGGCTGTTCTTTATCGGAATGAAATTTCGTTCTTGGTTCATCCTTACCCTTATCATTTCCATATTCCTTTCGATAGTTTCTACTTACAGGCCTTATCTCACTATGCAGGTGGTGGATAATGATATAACAAAGCTTCATGATAAGGCTTTGATGATGAAACATATCTATATCCTTGTGGGATTGGTGTTTGCTGAAACGATTTTAAATTTTTTCCTGGTTTATTTTTCAAATTTTATCTCACAAAATGTGATCAGGGATATCAGAGAGCGATTATATGCTAAACTGATCTATTTCAAAACTTCATTTTTTGATAAAACACCCATCGGACAGCTGGTGACGCGGGCTGTAGGAGATGTGGAAACCATTGCGACGGTATATACAGATGGTTTCCTGATGGTATTTGGAGATATCCTGAGAATTCTGTTTGTATTGGTGATGATGTTCAGTACCAATGTTCACCTCAGTTATATTACACTGGCCATCTTACCTTTGATGGTAGTCATTACGAGATTCTTCCAGAAAAGACTGAAGAAAGCTTTCGGGGATGAGAGAAACTGGACAGCCAATCAGAACTCTTTTGTTCAGGAAAGACTGGCAGGAATGTCTATTATTCAGGTATTCAACAGACAGGAATCTGAGTTTAAGAAATTTGATGATATCAATATTACCCTGAAAGGAGCATTGCTGAGAACCGTATTTATTTTCTCACTGTTCTTCCCTGTGGTGGAACTTATTTCTTCATTATTCATAGGATTTATTCTTTTCTATGGAGGATATATTACCATCAGTGCCGGAGTCGTGATTGCATTTATCCAGTATATTTCAATGCTGATCCGTCCTTTGAGACAGATTGCTGACCGTTTTAACAATATCCAGCGAGGAATTGTAGGAGCAGAAAGAGTGCTGGGATTAATGGATGAAGAAAACTCGATGCCGAATAACGGAACCGTGAAGAAAGATCATTTTGCAGGAAAAATTGAATTCCAGAAAGTACACTTTGCTTATGATGAAAAGCAGGAAGTACTGAAAGGAATTGACTTTAAAGTAAATCCGGGAGAAACGGTAGCCATCGTTGGTGCTACAGGTGCCGGAAAGTCTACTATCATTAGTCTGATTACAAGATTATATGATATCAACTCCGGAAATATCCTGATTGATGATGTGGATTTAAAAGATTATGAGCTTTATAATCTCAGAAGTCATATCGGCGTGGTGCTGCAGGATGTATTCCTTTTCCACGGAAGTATTTTTGAAAACCTTGCCTTCGGGGATGATAGTATCACACTGGAAAAAATAAAAGCGGGAGCGAGAGAAATTGAGGTAGATCAGTTTATCGAGCAGCTTCCCGGTGGATATGATTATGTAGTGAGCGAAAGAGGCTCTTCAATCTCTTTAGGTCAGAGACAGTTACTGTCTTTCCTGAGAGCTTATTTATCAGATCCTAAAATTTTAATTCTGGATGAAGCTACCTCTTCCATTGATCATGAAAGTGAAAAGCTGATTCAGAGAGCTACAGAGAAAATTACGAAAAATAGGACCTCCATTATTATTGCCCACAGACTTTCCACCATTGAGAAAGCAGACAAGATTATTGTGATGGAGCATGGTAAAATCGTAGAAGAAGGAAAGCATCTTGAACTTCTGGATAAGAACGGATATTATGCCACGCTTTATAAAGCTCAGCTTCGACATGAAGTGGAAATGGAAGAAAAAAAAGAATCATAA
- a CDS encoding alpha/beta hydrolase: protein MKTKTIVFIHGLFVNNTSWKEWKTYFEAQGYTVHTPSNPGHGGDPVYLKNNIPGELRHVGFDDTVDNLVKLIDSLPEKPIVIGHSFGGLMVQKLIDMGKAAAGISIDGAPPKNIMAPFSTIKIVWPVVNFFKGNSPYMGTKEWYHKAFFNNYSKEESDRLYETVAVPESRKLAKDPLFKASAKLDLKKPHQPLLFIAGSNDHIFPAAFSKKIAGAYKDPGSIVDFKEFAGRSHFICGEKNWEEVAEYVLGWIQKNT from the coding sequence ATGAAAACAAAAACGATCGTATTCATTCATGGGTTATTTGTGAATAATACAAGCTGGAAAGAATGGAAAACTTATTTTGAAGCGCAGGGATATACTGTACATACACCCTCAAATCCGGGACATGGAGGGGATCCCGTATACTTAAAAAATAATATTCCCGGAGAATTAAGACATGTCGGTTTTGACGATACCGTGGACAATCTTGTGAAACTGATTGACAGTCTTCCCGAAAAGCCTATTGTTATCGGACATTCTTTTGGAGGACTTATGGTTCAGAAGCTGATTGACATGGGAAAAGCAGCAGCTGGTATAAGTATTGACGGTGCTCCTCCGAAAAATATCATGGCTCCTTTTTCTACCATTAAAATTGTTTGGCCTGTAGTGAATTTCTTCAAAGGAAACAGTCCATATATGGGAACAAAAGAATGGTATCACAAAGCTTTTTTCAATAATTATTCAAAGGAAGAAAGTGACAGGCTTTACGAGACAGTAGCAGTTCCTGAAAGTAGAAAATTGGCAAAAGATCCTTTGTTTAAAGCTTCTGCAAAATTAGATTTAAAGAAACCCCATCAACCGCTGCTGTTCATTGCAGGCTCTAATGATCATATTTTCCCGGCAGCATTTTCAAAGAAAATAGCAGGGGCTTACAAAGATCCGGGAAGCATTGTCGATTTTAAAGAGTTTGCAGGGAGAAGTCATTTCATCTGTGGAGAGAAAAATTGGGAAGAAGTAGCAGAATATGTTTTAGGCTGGATACAAAAGAATACTTAA
- a CDS encoding Crp/Fnr family transcriptional regulator yields the protein MTEIDKLAFALYHFAGLSEEDFRLSENFWFPKEYKKGEFYNLQGNVCSYLGFIVDGVFRSYVINGDTGEEKNVFLYSANGFVVSFKSFLNQIPCDYFTQALTNTSIIFIRHADLISLYQQSHQWEKFGRLLAQAAFNVTMTRVEGFLLKSPEERYLDLMKEHPDIFSNVPLYHISSYLGIQGPSLSRIRKRISGK from the coding sequence ATGACTGAAATTGATAAATTAGCCTTCGCATTATATCATTTTGCTGGACTTTCAGAAGAAGATTTCAGACTGTCTGAAAATTTTTGGTTTCCAAAAGAATATAAAAAAGGAGAATTTTATAATCTTCAGGGAAACGTCTGTTCTTATTTAGGATTTATTGTCGATGGAGTTTTTCGTTCTTATGTCATCAATGGAGATACGGGTGAAGAAAAGAATGTTTTTCTTTATTCGGCCAATGGTTTTGTAGTTTCTTTTAAAAGTTTTCTCAATCAGATCCCATGTGATTATTTTACACAGGCCCTTACGAATACTTCTATTATTTTTATCCGGCATGCAGATCTTATTTCTCTTTACCAGCAGTCGCATCAATGGGAAAAATTTGGGAGACTTCTGGCACAGGCAGCATTTAACGTTACCATGACAAGGGTAGAAGGATTTTTATTAAAGTCTCCGGAAGAGCGTTATCTGGATCTGATGAAAGAGCATCCGGATATTTTCAGTAATGTTCCGCTGTATCATATTTCTTCTTATCTAGGGATTCAGGGACCTTCTCTGAGCAGGATAAGAAAAAGAATTTCAGGCAAATAG
- the truA gene encoding tRNA pseudouridine(38-40) synthase TruA, which yields MRYFIEFSYNGKNYFGYQIQPDAISVQEELEKALSTILREEIKTTGAGRTDTGVHAKKIFAHFDTEKELDDQLTRRLNSFLPPDISIKRIFPVKDDFHARFDATYRTYEYFISLEKNPFTQESAWQHWKRSLDINAMNEACKILFEYEDFTSFAKLKTDNKTNICKIYKAEWEQNGTELKFTVSANRFLRNMVRAIVGTMVEIGTGKLKPEDLRKVIEDKNRNAAGTSAPGHGLYLVDVGYEF from the coding sequence TTGAGATACTTTATTGAATTTTCTTACAACGGAAAGAATTATTTCGGCTATCAGATACAGCCGGATGCTATTTCTGTACAGGAAGAACTGGAAAAAGCGCTTTCTACCATTTTGCGCGAAGAGATTAAAACAACAGGAGCAGGAAGAACCGATACAGGAGTTCATGCCAAAAAAATATTTGCCCATTTTGATACGGAAAAAGAGTTGGATGATCAGCTTACAAGAAGGCTGAACAGTTTTCTTCCTCCTGATATTTCCATTAAAAGGATTTTTCCGGTAAAAGACGATTTTCATGCCCGTTTTGATGCCACGTACAGAACCTACGAATATTTTATCTCATTGGAAAAAAATCCCTTCACTCAGGAATCTGCATGGCAACACTGGAAAAGATCACTGGATATTAATGCCATGAATGAAGCCTGTAAAATTCTTTTTGAATATGAAGATTTCACCAGTTTTGCCAAATTAAAAACCGACAACAAAACCAATATCTGTAAAATCTACAAAGCAGAATGGGAACAGAACGGAACGGAACTTAAATTTACAGTTTCTGCGAATCGCTTTTTAAGAAATATGGTTCGCGCAATTGTCGGAACGATGGTAGAAATAGGAACCGGAAAACTGAAACCTGAAGATCTCCGTAAAGTGATTGAAGACAAAAACCGTAACGCCGCGGGAACTTCAGCACCGGGACACGGGCTGTATCTTGTAGATGTGGGATATGAATTTTAA